CGCTGCCATTGCTCCATGAGCCACAGATGCAGCCCGTCAATAGCCGGCTCTTCGTCGCCGTCCTCGCCCCAATGAACAAACCCGCCGAACTCGCCTACCTGGACGCGGGCGAAAACACCACGGGCGCGGAGTCCGGCCAAGTCTGCATGGGCATCAATCCACGGGGAAAGGTCAATGGCGCTGGTGTGGCCGTTTTCCCAGACAATACGCAGGACCGTGCCACCGTCTGCGGTGGCCTCAATGATTCGTGCGTGGGCGGTATCGGGATAAGCAACCCGCTTCATGGATTCAGTTCCTCCCACAGTTGAAGCAGTGCTTGGCGGTTGACCTCGATCCAGGCCAGGGCTTCGCCGCTGGCGCGGATAGCCTTGCGTGATCCAAGCACCGCCATGTCATTCAGGAACACCCGCACCGGACCATTCGGGCCATCAATATGCACATGCGGTGGGTTGTGCTCCCTGCCGCGAACATCAATTCTGATATTGCCGATGCGGTGCGCCGTGACCATGGAATGACCATAGTGCAATCATTGCACCAAGTCAATGCCCGCTCTCGAATTTTCCTCGAGGGCGGGGGGGTCACGCCAACGTGACAAAGAACGATTGCAGGCACTTATCCAAAAGGCAGAATTCTACCCGTAAAACATCCAATGATTCCGCGCTCGCCGGAATTGGCGAACTGAAATCATTGTACTTTTTAACTTGAGGATTCTCAACTTTGATTCTTCGATATTGCAGGATCAAAGAGGCCGGGCAGGGGTCATTCTGGAGTAGGATTGTGTTGGTTTTATTGGTCGCACGACCAGCAATCACGCCCCTGCCTGCCGCCGTCCAAGCCCTTCGGCCAATGGGATGATCTGGAACGGATAGTCTTCAAATCTGGGCATCTGAGCTTCCATGCCTTTTGATACCGCACCCAGCATCATCGGCAAGCGCCCGGCCTCACGCCCTCACCATTTCCCGTCGTGCCGCCTGGACCAGGAAGGCGGAGCGGGACAAGCCCCGGCCACTGGCCGCCCGGTCTATCTCTTCCAGCGTCCCGGCTGGCAGGGTGATATTGACCCGCACCGTGCGGGCATCCAGAAAGCCCAGGTCCACATTCACCAGCGCCCACACAGCCCCTGCATACTCCGGACTTCCTGCATGCGCTGCGAAGTCGGAGGGTACAGGCCGTTCGCTCGCGTCGTCCAGGGCCAATTCCACGGCCTCTTGCACATTGGCCAGGGCTTCTTCCAAGGATTCACCGGCAGTGTTGCAACCCGGAATATCCGGCAGGCTCACACCCACGGCCTTGCCCTGCTCCATGAAAACTGCGGCAGGAAAGTACATGGTCACTCCTCTTCGAGCTTGGCATCATGGCGCAGAATTTTGCGGACCAGTCCTGTGCCAAGGTCTTTTTTGGGGTGCGGGACAATGGTCATGCGCCCGTCCGGGTGGCGATACTTGTGATGGCTGCCCCGAATGCTCACCAGCACGAAGCCTGCCGCCTCCAGAATTTTCACCACGTCCCGGCTGTTCATGGCTTAAAAATACACACCGTAATGTGTATTGTCCATCCTGCCGCGGCCATGCTTCGCGCTCATGCAGACAATGCAGACATTGCAGACTTAATGTCTGCGTCTGGGAAGTGGCGTGGTTACTAGCTTCGCAGACAATGCAGACAATGCAGACAATTTCCTAGCATAAAAATTTGCGGACAACTCTTCCATAAATTTTAGATTGAGAACTGCTATCATAATAATATATGATAAACTAACAGCTTGCTACTAGCAAAGTTTTTTCATGGTAAGATACCAGGTAATAATATTTTATTTATTTTGATTACTCCATTATTTCAAATATTTATGATGTATTTTAGACGGACTCTCCCTCCGCCAGTTGAGATTTCCAAGAAGGCTCTCATTGTCTTAACGGCACTGAGAGCCTTCACTTTTTTGCGCTTTTCGCGTCTCACTGCGACCAGGCAGATGATTGACAGCGAGACCTCTGCACCATTTCCTCTGCATTATCTTGCCATACACCATTGATTGCCTGCCTTGCTTGAATTATTGATCCAGATTCATTTCATTAGCAGATTTGTACATCCTAATGCAAATCAAGTAAGAACCAAGCAAGTCATCATACGCCCAGAAAAGATACAACGCGGATAGAAATCCTGCCACCCCAACGTAACATTTCTTCCCTCAATGATTTTGCTTCAAGGTCATCACTCTTTAAGTGCCAATCACAGCACGATTGCATCACTTCATGCGATAGCCTCAGCTTTTTGCAATCACATACAAACTCCAATACACGTCTGGCACAGCATGCCGAGAACGTTTGCTGCAGAATGATGGAGTACCCCAGGATGGTGCTGCATGGCGTCCTGGCCTGGGTGGATACGGGGGGGGCAAGACAGCCCTCCCCGCCTGCCCCAGGCAAGCGGCGCGGGCAAAGTCTCTCAGGGCGTGCTGCTGCCAGCCCGCCGAGACTGCAGCCCTGGAACAGGGGGCCGCGGTGTTGCGGGACACTGAGGGATGAACTGGGGTTTGCAGTCGAGTGCGAGATGCGCGAGAAGAACACATGCAGCATCCCGAGAATGATCGCTTCGGCATTTCGGCGCAGGCTCTGGCCATGACCCTGCAGCACCACCGGCACCACATCAAGGACGGGGACGGCGCAGCTGTGCCCGTCCTCCGGCCGGGATGTATGCCCCTTCGCGGCAGGAGATAGCCACGCTTCCTCCCGAGCGGGTCCTGTCTGTGCTCTTGGACTGAATGCGGGAGAGCCCGTCCGAACTGATCCCCACCAACGCCATGATCGCCGAGGTGCTCGCCGTGCTTGCAGCGCGACCCGATGCCGCGGCAGTGCAACAGTCCATTGCCGCCTGTCTGGAGTATCTTACGATCGGCAATGCAGTTCGCTGGAGTGAAGTGATGGGGGTCGCACATTACCGTGCCCCCTGTTGCATCGCACCACCCTCCCCGCCCGTTGTTTACAGTCGAGTGCAAACTCCCGAAGCACTCCGCCCCGCCTCAAAACGCCTCATTCCCTGCCTTGTTCACCCCAGTCCCCACCGATTCCTTCCGCATACTCTCTCCCGGGAAGGGGCTGAGGATGACCGGCATGCGGTCGTGGATGGGCGCGACCAGGACGTTGACCTCGGTGGTCAAGAGAGTGGCCGAGTGCAGCGGCGTGCCAGTTCCTGGAGCAGCAGGATCGTCCCACAGCTCCCACAGTCCGGCTCGGATATTGGCCTCATCCTCCATAGCCATAGCGAGCCCCTCATTTCTCAGAGGATTGGCTTTATCGCTGAGAACCAGTGCGGCCTGCCTGCACGCAATCTATTAGCACATGACGCACTGCGACAATCTATTGCGCGTGTGGGTGCGGTGCTGTATCAGCAGGGGCAGGATTAGAGCAAGGAGGGGAAGGAGAGGCGGTGCGCCACCGTACCATATTGATTGATGCAATTTAAGCAGGAGTCCCCGAATATGCTGTTCTCAAGGCACCTCTTTTCGTGCAACTTCAACACTGCTGCGACACTCCCTGCCTTCAAGGGCTCCATCATCCGGGGGATGCTTGGATGGGCCCTTCGGTCGCACCTATTTAGCAAGAGCAATCGCCTTCGCCTGAGCTTCTTTGGCGCCATCAAGATCACCGATGTTCCACAGCAGACTCCCAAGGTGTGAATAGAAATGAGGGTCGTCATTTTTGACGGCTATAGCATCTTGAGCTTTCNNNNNNNNNNNNNNNNNNNNNNNNNNNNNNNNNNNNNNNNNNNNNNNNNNNNNNNNNNNNNNNNNNNNNNNNNNNNNNNNNNNNNNNNNNNNNNNNNNNNNNNNNNNNNNNNNNNNNNNNNNNNNNNNNNNNNNNNNNNNNNNNNNNNNNNNNNNNNNNNNNNNNNNNNNNNNNNNNNNNNNNNNNNNNNNNNNNNNNNNNNNNNNNNNNNNNNNNNNNNNNNNNNNNNNNNNNNNNNNNNNNNNNNNNNNNNNNNNNNNNNNNNNNNNNNNNNNNNNNNNNNNNNNNNNNNNNNNNNNNNNNNNNNNNNNNNNNNNNNNNNNNNNNNNNNNNNNNNNNNNNNNNNNNNNNNNNNNNNNNNNNNNNNNNNNNNNNNNNNNNNNNNNNNNNNNNNNNNNNNNNNNNNNNNNNNNNNNNNNNNNNNNNNNNNNNNNNNNNNNNNNNNNNNNNNNNNNNNNNNNNNNNNNNNNNNNNNNNNNNNNNNNNNNNNNNNNNNNNNNNNNNNNNNNNNNNNNNNNNNNNNNNNTTGGCGCCATCAAGATCACCGGTTTTCCACAAGAGATTTCCAAGATGGGAATAAAAATGTGCGTAGTTGTCTTTGACTGCTATAGCATCTTGAGCTCTCTTGATCGCCTGGTCATACATCCCCAAGTCTGAAAATATGTTACTCGATCTAAATAAATAAACATCACTTCTGGGGCAACTATCCAGCGCCCTTTCAATGGACTCCGAAGCGCCTTGAAAATCACCATTTTTTGTTTGTAGTATTGACTTTTGATAATAGAAGAAGGGCAGTTGATTATACGCTATTAGCTCGTCCAGTCTTTCAAGCTGTGACTGCCCGGGGGCAGCCCTCAGCAACCCCTCCACAGTATTGAATTTAAAATGAGTATACGTGTCAATAAAATTCGCCGAAGACGAACGCATCTCATCGTATACGTCTCGCGGGAAAACTTCATTCCATGGCACGCTCATAAATCGTTTTAACGTGAAACAGTCGTACTGACCATTCCAAAAATACTGCAGAAGGTCTGAGGCAATTGTTCCAACAAGAGGGAGGGGCGAATAAAAAAAGCGCTCGACATTTGCGTTTATCACCACATCTGGGGACAGTCTTG
This sequence is a window from Megalodesulfovibrio gigas DSM 1382 = ATCC 19364. Protein-coding genes within it:
- a CDS encoding helix-turn-helix domain-containing protein; this translates as MKRVAYPDTAHARIIEATADGGTVLRIVWENGHTSAIDLSPWIDAHADLAGLRARGVFARVQVGEFGGFVHWGEDGDEEPAIDGLHLWLMEQWQRGLPLTPGTLKRWRESRGLTLEQAANATGISRRQWAYYEAGQTVIPYGLGLACKGYDALREEAA
- a CDS encoding DUF4160 domain-containing protein, with protein sequence MVTAHRIGNIRIDVRGREHNPPHVHIDGPNGPVRVFLNDMAVLGSRKAIRASGEALAWIEVNRQALLQLWEELNP
- a CDS encoding type II toxin-antitoxin system HicB family antitoxin; this translates as MYFPAAVFMEQGKAVGVSLPDIPGCNTAGESLEEALANVQEAVELALDDASERPVPSDFAAHAGSPEYAGAVWALVNVDLGFLDARTVRVNITLPAGTLEEIDRAASGRGLSRSAFLVQAARREMVRA
- a CDS encoding type II toxin-antitoxin system HicA family toxin, translated to MNSRDVVKILEAAGFVLVSIRGSHHKYRHPDGRMTIVPHPKKDLGTGLVRKILRHDAKLEEE
- a CDS encoding SOS response-associated peptidase family protein, with product MAMEDEANIRAGLWELWDDPAAPGTGTPLHSATLLTTEVNVLVAPIHDRMPVILSPFPGESMRKESVGTGVNKAGNEAF